One Microlunatus soli genomic window carries:
- a CDS encoding AraC family transcriptional regulator: MGSEAVADAARLVELAGRLDRCTVDGFGVDFVSWGFYRPNVWRNYWHTHSFYEVCLAYAGAGTFDVGDQHWSIDAGTVFVARPGDLHQIIADPTAPLGIAFWGFTLVPGRGATPARPGWWSGLTRTDRPYVSDQLGRLPAVLTDLTAELDRPRSGQQATLQSLGARLVVETARSFADEDDLAIESPAEDRPSVLVSVMERYLLDNLALPISVRDVAAEVHLSQRHAERLYSAQTGDTLMGALRRFRLEHAADLLLNGDQSVTEIARRCGYPQPRPFITAFGRQYGQPPRSFRRNGGTLHLRDDSGA, encoded by the coding sequence GTGGGATCCGAAGCGGTCGCCGACGCCGCCCGGCTGGTTGAACTGGCCGGGCGGCTCGACCGTTGCACCGTCGACGGCTTCGGGGTCGACTTCGTCAGTTGGGGCTTCTACCGACCGAATGTCTGGCGCAACTACTGGCACACCCATTCGTTCTACGAGGTGTGTCTGGCCTATGCCGGAGCAGGCACCTTCGACGTCGGTGATCAACACTGGTCGATCGATGCCGGTACGGTCTTCGTCGCCCGGCCGGGCGACCTGCATCAGATCATCGCCGACCCGACGGCACCGCTGGGGATCGCCTTCTGGGGTTTTACTCTGGTCCCCGGTCGTGGTGCGACACCGGCCCGGCCCGGCTGGTGGAGCGGTCTGACCCGGACCGATCGCCCGTATGTCTCCGACCAACTGGGTCGGCTGCCCGCCGTGCTCACCGACCTCACCGCGGAACTGGACCGACCGCGTTCCGGCCAGCAGGCGACCCTGCAGTCCCTCGGCGCCCGGTTGGTGGTCGAGACCGCCCGGTCGTTCGCCGACGAAGATGATCTTGCGATCGAATCCCCGGCGGAGGATCGGCCGTCGGTGCTGGTCTCGGTGATGGAACGCTATCTGCTGGACAACCTTGCGCTGCCGATCTCGGTCCGCGACGTGGCAGCCGAGGTGCATCTGTCGCAGCGGCACGCCGAGCGGCTCTACTCCGCTCAGACCGGTGACACGTTGATGGGAGCGCTGCGTCGGTTCCGGTTGGAGCATGCGGCAGATCTGCTGCTGAACGGCGACCAGAGCGTGACCGAGATCGCCCGCCGGTGCGGCTATCCGCAGCCGCGCCCGTTCATCACCGCCTTCGGCCGACAGTACGGTCAACCGCCACGTTCGTTCCGCCGCAACGGTGGCACCCTGCACCTGCGCGACGACTCGGGCGCCTGA
- a CDS encoding MBL fold metallo-hydrolase, with protein sequence MQLTKYGHACVRIESSDGALVIDPGGLTDPHALDDADAALITHEHFDHFSEGALREALGQNPRLQVWTNAAVAAELSGSGGRVHVVGDGDAFGVAGLDITVHGTWHAAIHPDMPRMINIGFLIDGTVFHPGDALTVPDTAVDTLLLPVHGPWSTTGQLIDYVRAVHPHQVIAVHDGALNDVGTTMVAGLLDASGPGTGSPYRRLAPGASTSIGSAG encoded by the coding sequence ATGCAGCTCACGAAATACGGCCACGCCTGCGTCCGCATCGAGTCCTCGGACGGGGCCTTGGTGATCGATCCGGGAGGGCTGACCGACCCGCACGCACTCGACGATGCCGACGCGGCCCTGATCACCCACGAACACTTCGATCACTTCTCCGAAGGCGCCTTGCGAGAGGCCCTCGGACAGAATCCGCGACTGCAGGTCTGGACCAATGCCGCTGTGGCCGCCGAGCTCTCCGGCTCCGGCGGGCGGGTGCATGTCGTCGGCGACGGAGACGCCTTCGGCGTCGCCGGATTGGACATCACGGTGCACGGCACCTGGCACGCGGCCATTCACCCCGATATGCCGCGCATGATCAACATCGGATTTCTGATCGACGGCACGGTGTTCCATCCGGGCGACGCCCTGACCGTGCCCGACACTGCCGTCGACACGCTGCTGTTGCCGGTACACGGACCGTGGTCGACGACGGGGCAGTTGATCGACTACGTCCGCGCCGTGCACCCTCACCAGGTCATCGCCGTCCACGACGGCGCACTCAACGACGTCGGCACAACGATGGTCGCCGGGCTGTTGGACGCCAGCGGCCCCGGCACCGGCAGCCCGTACCGGAGGCTCGCCCCCGGCGCATCGACATCGATCGGTTCGGCCGGCTGA
- a CDS encoding SIS domain-containing protein: protein MADNTDAEASMNGTPTMMAAEVAEQPVALEATLEALLPLRSKIGQLAAGRKRLLLVARGSSDNAAIYGRYLAELHAGIPASLAAPSVATLYDARVDLSDTLAICVSQSGSTAEIVDTMAWTKRGGAATVAITNVEDSPLAAAADLSLITQAGSERAVPATKSYTTQVAALAVAVDALAAQAGKKGTLDDEFARVGDQARAMLETPAETLDAMAGALAEVDEVLTSGRGIAFGTTLETALKLEETCLRPVRGLSYADLKHGPIAIVDHELLTVLVAGPEGPTVAGLTELAGTVREKHSLVLGVGGDEDFRAACDLAVPGPDASEYLAPLTLIIPPQLIVERLARKLGLNPDAPRGLKKVTQTD, encoded by the coding sequence GTGGCCGACAACACCGATGCTGAGGCGTCGATGAACGGAACACCGACGATGATGGCCGCCGAGGTTGCCGAGCAGCCCGTCGCCCTGGAAGCAACATTGGAGGCATTGCTGCCGCTGCGCTCGAAGATCGGCCAACTGGCGGCGGGCCGCAAACGGCTGCTGCTGGTGGCCCGCGGATCCAGCGACAACGCGGCGATCTACGGCCGCTACCTGGCTGAGCTGCATGCCGGGATCCCTGCGTCGTTGGCTGCCCCGTCGGTGGCAACGCTGTACGACGCCCGGGTGGACCTGTCCGACACGCTGGCGATCTGCGTCAGCCAGTCGGGTTCGACCGCCGAGATCGTCGACACCATGGCCTGGACCAAGCGTGGCGGCGCCGCCACGGTGGCCATCACCAACGTGGAGGATTCCCCGCTCGCTGCGGCCGCTGACCTGTCGCTGATCACCCAGGCGGGTAGCGAACGGGCGGTGCCGGCGACCAAGAGCTACACCACGCAGGTGGCGGCACTCGCCGTCGCGGTGGACGCGCTGGCCGCCCAGGCCGGAAAGAAGGGCACCCTGGACGACGAGTTCGCCCGGGTCGGCGACCAGGCTCGCGCCATGTTGGAGACGCCGGCCGAGACCCTGGACGCGATGGCCGGTGCGTTGGCCGAGGTCGACGAGGTACTCACCAGCGGACGCGGCATCGCCTTCGGTACGACGCTGGAGACCGCGCTCAAACTGGAGGAGACCTGCCTGCGCCCGGTCCGCGGCCTGTCCTACGCCGACCTCAAGCACGGCCCGATCGCGATCGTCGATCATGAACTGCTGACCGTCCTGGTCGCCGGTCCGGAGGGGCCGACCGTCGCCGGGCTCACCGAACTGGCCGGCACCGTACGGGAGAAGCACAGCCTGGTGCTCGGTGTCGGTGGCGATGAGGATTTCCGTGCGGCCTGCGATCTCGCCGTCCCGGGACCCGACGCCAGCGAATACCTCGCCCCGTTGACCTTGATCATTCCGCCGCAGCTGATCGTCGAACGGCTGGCCCGCAAACTCGGACTCAACCCCGATGCACCGCGCGGGTTGAAGAAGGTCACCCAGACCGACTGA
- a CDS encoding ATP-binding cassette domain-containing protein — protein MADIADDVAVMRAGEIVESASAADLYARPRHDYTKRLLDAVPRLAALRIDERSDCQDQVPEPVEGHDQPGQELPNPAAELDQVSVVYHGRGLGAGLHAVRDVSLTIAPGETLGLVGESGSGKSTIGRTLAGLIAPATGAVRIDGQDLSGLRGRRLRQLRTRLGMVFQDPTSSLNPRHTIGRSIGEPIRLHTDSTAADRRRRVEELLDAVQLGSRLAGRYPHELSGGQRQRVAIARALALRPSLVIADEPTSALDVSVQDQVLGLFRGLQDEYGFAWLFISHDLAVVSELTRRVIVLKDGAIVEAGPTDRVLRHPADAYTRRLLAAVPVADPEEQRRRRELWNDLQVTG, from the coding sequence GTGGCCGACATCGCCGATGACGTCGCGGTGATGCGAGCCGGTGAGATCGTCGAATCCGCCTCTGCCGCTGACCTCTACGCCCGTCCGCGGCACGACTACACCAAGCGGCTGCTGGACGCCGTTCCGCGGCTGGCCGCGTTGCGGATCGACGAACGGTCGGATTGCCAGGACCAGGTCCCTGAGCCTGTCGAAGGGCACGATCAGCCGGGCCAGGAACTCCCGAACCCGGCAGCAGAACTCGATCAGGTCAGCGTGGTCTACCACGGCCGCGGTCTGGGTGCCGGGCTGCACGCCGTACGGGACGTGTCGTTGACGATCGCCCCCGGCGAAACCCTCGGCCTGGTTGGAGAATCGGGCTCGGGCAAGTCGACGATCGGCCGGACGTTGGCCGGCCTGATCGCACCGGCGACCGGAGCCGTTCGGATCGACGGGCAAGATCTCTCGGGGCTCCGCGGTCGTCGACTGCGGCAGTTGCGGACCCGGCTCGGGATGGTCTTCCAGGACCCGACCTCCAGCCTCAACCCGCGGCACACGATCGGCCGCAGCATCGGCGAGCCGATCCGGTTGCACACCGACAGCACCGCCGCCGATCGGCGCCGTCGCGTCGAGGAGTTGCTGGACGCCGTCCAGCTCGGCTCCCGGCTGGCCGGTCGCTATCCGCACGAGCTGTCCGGCGGCCAGCGGCAACGGGTGGCGATCGCCCGGGCCCTGGCGTTACGGCCGAGCCTGGTGATCGCCGACGAGCCGACCAGTGCCCTCGACGTCTCGGTCCAAGATCAGGTCCTCGGCCTGTTCCGCGGTCTGCAGGACGAGTACGGCTTCGCTTGGCTCTTCATCAGCCATGACCTGGCCGTGGTCTCCGAACTGACCCGCCGGGTGATCGTGCTCAAGGACGGTGCGATCGTCGAAGCGGGCCCGACCGACCGGGTGCTGCGGCATCCGGCCGACGCCTACACCCGACGTCTGCTGGCCGCGGTCCCGGTGGCCGACCCGGAGGAGCAGCGTCGTCGACGCGAGTTGTGGAACGACCTCCAGGTGACCGGCTGA
- a CDS encoding FMN-binding negative transcriptional regulator yields MYVPRHFGATDDQLGGLLSAPIAGDLITPTADGLQATLLPWLHLPGTEPADGTGGGFGVLQGHLARNNPHWQLEPAGESLVILKGPDAYISPRWYASKAEHGRVVPTWNYLTAHVYGNLVVHDEVSWLDDLVHRLSDVHEAGHDDAGEPWRVDDAPEKFVNGQLRAIVGVELIITRIEAKAKLSQNRPAADADGVITGLTERGDLDSAGAVRDARGH; encoded by the coding sequence ATGTACGTCCCACGCCATTTCGGCGCCACCGATGATCAACTCGGCGGCCTGTTGTCGGCACCGATCGCCGGTGACCTGATCACCCCGACCGCCGACGGCCTGCAGGCGACCCTGCTGCCCTGGCTGCACCTGCCCGGAACCGAACCGGCCGACGGGACGGGTGGCGGATTCGGTGTCCTGCAAGGGCATCTGGCACGCAACAACCCGCACTGGCAGCTGGAGCCGGCCGGTGAATCCCTGGTGATCTTGAAGGGACCGGACGCCTACATCTCGCCGCGTTGGTATGCCAGCAAGGCCGAGCACGGCCGCGTCGTCCCGACCTGGAACTACCTGACCGCGCACGTGTACGGCAACCTCGTCGTGCACGACGAGGTGTCCTGGCTCGATGATCTTGTGCACAGGCTCAGTGACGTCCACGAAGCCGGCCACGACGACGCCGGCGAGCCGTGGCGGGTCGACGACGCCCCGGAGAAGTTCGTCAACGGACAGCTGCGGGCGATCGTCGGTGTGGAGTTGATCATCACCCGGATCGAGGCCAAGGCCAAGCTCAGCCAGAACCGGCCGGCCGCCGATGCCGACGGCGTGATCACCGGGCTGACCGAACGCGGCGATCTGGACAGCGCCGGCGCCGTACGGGATGCCCGCGGGCACTGA
- a CDS encoding MarR family winged helix-turn-helix transcriptional regulator: MDDTLAEDLRQAIGALVRAVRAVDSMPGGEAAVLGYLDRDGPQTTADLAQRRRVSHQSVAKSVKDLIDAGLVSATAHPEDGRKVLLRITAAGRRTLRQQRDHRSASLHTAIDDVLTAREQRQLRECTRLLNRLTDHLNR, translated from the coding sequence GTGGACGACACACTGGCCGAGGATCTGCGGCAGGCGATCGGCGCTCTCGTGCGTGCGGTCCGTGCGGTCGATTCGATGCCCGGCGGTGAGGCGGCAGTCCTGGGCTACCTCGATCGCGACGGGCCACAGACCACCGCCGACCTGGCGCAGCGTCGCAGGGTGAGTCACCAGTCGGTGGCGAAATCGGTCAAGGATCTGATCGACGCCGGGCTGGTGTCGGCAACCGCACATCCCGAGGACGGCCGCAAGGTGCTGCTCCGCATCACCGCAGCCGGACGCAGAACGCTGCGCCAGCAGCGTGATCACCGCAGCGCTTCGCTGCACACGGCGATCGACGACGTGCTGACCGCTCGCGAGCAGCGACAGCTGCGGGAATGCACGCGGCTGCTGAATCGGCTCACCGATCACCTGAACCGTTGA
- a CDS encoding PEP/pyruvate-binding domain-containing protein, whose protein sequence is MLTIPLSGITPDLSHLVGGKAAGLGRLIAAGEQVPDGFCLTTHAFRRHAIPRDEVLAAYRAMGSGPVAVRSSATVEDGADASFAGQLDTLVNVSGPDELINAIDSCWASLESGRAVAYRSAVGRAGVEDDAQMAVVVQRMIDPAAAGVTFTANPITGTRTEMVIDAVAGLGTAVVDGSTDSDHFLIKDGVPATGHGCLSTAQLALLRRSARRIEAALGGPQDLEWAFDTDGELWLLQARPITTLFPVPERAGDDLRVFLEVGHMQGMLRPVTPMGMSVLTTASDHWFTAFGLGETAGGLWRSIGGRMYIDLTGMFHHPRLRDRIPAIADTYGPGVGRALTRLLDDPRLAARPGAGPDRRVVTGIVARLARSAAAGIGALARPAAARRTAFAALQRVIDHRESDHRECGGDDHPSASDHLRAARNGQDDVLLGAMMELLPPLYAGLASSRIAAALLGPIPEPGEIDTTQRGMPYNVTSEMDLELWRIAVAARPHRDLFISTSPVELARMYGDRELPDIGLEAFLDRYGVRGAAEIDVGVPRWSEDPSPVFAALAGYLRVEDPDQAPDRRFEVAAAEAEVAIDRLIGRAVRSRPIRAAAAGFLLRRSRELAGLRELPKFLWIHPLADIRRRLLAAGAELARDGRLSTGEDIMFLTLDEADRAAAGTDQRELAAERRAVHQRELRRPRVPGLLLSDGTMPEAQPDEELVLDDSTWAGVPAAAGRVTGTVRVLHDPATARLEPGDIIVAATTDPGWTPLFLTAGGLITETGSPMAHGPTVAREYGIPAVICIPDATSRLTDGQLVTVDGNSGTVHLEAADAALSS, encoded by the coding sequence GTGCTCACCATCCCGCTGTCGGGAATCACCCCCGACCTGTCCCACCTGGTCGGCGGCAAGGCCGCCGGACTCGGCCGTCTGATCGCCGCCGGGGAACAGGTACCGGACGGCTTCTGCCTGACGACACACGCGTTTCGCCGACACGCGATCCCCCGCGACGAGGTCCTCGCCGCGTACCGGGCGATGGGTTCCGGACCGGTCGCCGTCCGATCCAGCGCGACCGTCGAGGACGGCGCCGACGCCAGCTTCGCCGGCCAGCTGGACACGCTCGTGAACGTGTCCGGCCCGGACGAGTTGATCAACGCCATCGACAGCTGTTGGGCATCCCTGGAGTCCGGCCGTGCGGTGGCCTATCGGTCCGCCGTCGGTCGCGCCGGCGTCGAGGACGACGCGCAGATGGCAGTCGTCGTGCAGCGGATGATCGACCCGGCGGCTGCCGGTGTCACGTTCACCGCCAATCCGATCACCGGGACCAGGACCGAGATGGTGATCGACGCCGTCGCCGGTCTCGGCACCGCCGTCGTGGACGGCTCGACCGACTCCGATCATTTTCTGATCAAGGACGGCGTCCCAGCGACCGGCCACGGCTGCCTGAGCACGGCCCAGCTGGCTTTGCTCCGTCGTAGCGCTCGCCGGATCGAGGCCGCACTCGGCGGCCCACAGGATCTGGAGTGGGCGTTCGACACCGACGGCGAGCTGTGGCTGCTGCAGGCCCGACCGATCACCACCCTGTTCCCGGTGCCGGAGCGGGCCGGCGACGATCTCCGGGTCTTCCTCGAGGTCGGCCATATGCAGGGCATGCTGCGGCCGGTGACCCCGATGGGAATGTCGGTGCTGACCACGGCCTCCGATCACTGGTTCACCGCCTTCGGACTCGGTGAAACCGCCGGCGGGTTGTGGCGTTCGATCGGGGGACGGATGTATATCGACCTCACCGGCATGTTCCACCATCCGCGACTGCGCGATCGGATCCCGGCGATCGCCGACACCTACGGCCCCGGTGTCGGGCGCGCGCTGACCAGATTGCTGGATGATCCACGGCTGGCAGCACGCCCCGGAGCCGGTCCCGATCGGCGGGTGGTGACGGGCATCGTCGCACGGCTGGCACGGTCGGCGGCCGCCGGGATCGGCGCTCTGGCCCGACCCGCCGCCGCGCGCCGGACGGCGTTCGCTGCGTTGCAACGGGTGATCGATCATCGAGAGTCTGATCATCGGGAGTGCGGCGGTGATGATCATCCTTCTGCCTCCGACCACCTGCGGGCGGCCCGGAACGGGCAGGACGATGTGCTGCTCGGCGCCATGATGGAGCTGTTGCCGCCGCTGTATGCCGGTCTGGCCTCGAGCCGGATCGCAGCGGCCCTGCTCGGGCCGATCCCCGAACCGGGCGAGATCGACACCACCCAACGCGGGATGCCGTACAACGTCACCAGCGAGATGGACCTCGAGCTGTGGCGGATCGCGGTGGCTGCCCGGCCCCATCGGGACCTGTTCATCTCCACCTCGCCGGTCGAGCTGGCCAGGATGTACGGCGACCGCGAACTGCCCGACATCGGCCTGGAGGCGTTCCTCGACCGGTACGGCGTCCGTGGTGCGGCCGAGATCGATGTCGGAGTACCGCGGTGGTCGGAGGATCCGTCCCCGGTCTTCGCCGCGTTGGCCGGCTACCTCCGGGTCGAGGACCCCGATCAGGCGCCGGACCGACGCTTCGAGGTTGCAGCGGCCGAGGCCGAGGTTGCGATCGACCGGCTGATCGGGCGGGCGGTCCGGAGCCGGCCGATCCGCGCCGCAGCGGCCGGCTTCCTGCTCCGCCGGTCCCGCGAGCTGGCCGGGCTGCGGGAACTACCGAAGTTCCTCTGGATCCACCCGCTCGCCGACATCCGCCGCCGACTCCTGGCGGCCGGTGCCGAGCTGGCCCGCGACGGGCGACTCAGCACGGGCGAGGACATCATGTTCCTGACCCTGGATGAGGCCGACCGGGCCGCCGCCGGCACCGATCAACGTGAACTGGCCGCAGAACGCCGGGCGGTCCATCAGCGCGAACTCCGCCGGCCGCGGGTGCCCGGGCTGCTGCTGTCGGACGGCACCATGCCCGAAGCACAGCCGGACGAGGAACTGGTTCTCGACGACTCGACCTGGGCCGGAGTTCCGGCCGCGGCCGGTCGGGTGACCGGCACCGTACGGGTACTGCACGATCCGGCGACCGCTCGGCTGGAGCCCGGCGACATCATCGTGGCCGCCACTACCGACCCGGGATGGACGCCGCTGTTCCTCACTGCCGGCGGATTGATCACCGAGACCGGGTCGCCGATGGCACACGGCCCGACGGTGGCCCGCGAATACGGCATCCCGGCGGTGATCTGCATCCCGGACGCCACCAGCAGACTGACCGACGGTCAACTGGTCACCGTGGACGGCAACTCCGGCACCGTCCACCTCGAAGCCGCCGATGCGGCACTCAGCAGCTGA
- a CDS encoding phytanoyl-CoA dioxygenase family protein, with the protein MTTRTADEPTSTAAEPADQARLDQLADDYRRNGFVLIPGLLTAEEAASYRQTSHDLLARLNRPDDPTWASASEVSMGQATSLKHLHDAQFYDAAYSRLLTDPRFTKVAAAVLGTPNVQLHHTKLFVKPPENGSPFPLHQDHPFFPHTHNRVAAAIFHFDDAPEEKGCVRVIPGSHADGPREHDPTGSFHLPDVPFDDAIPQPAKAGDVLFFSCLTVHGSGVNVSDEARTTWLVQFRDPADPPLTDAHNHSLGQGMMLTGIDPTGRQAAR; encoded by the coding sequence ATGACCACCCGCACCGCTGACGAGCCGACCAGCACGGCAGCCGAACCGGCCGACCAGGCCCGACTTGATCAGCTCGCCGACGACTACCGACGTAACGGGTTCGTGCTGATCCCGGGGCTGCTGACCGCCGAGGAGGCCGCCTCCTATCGACAGACCAGCCACGATCTGCTGGCCCGGTTGAACCGGCCCGACGACCCGACCTGGGCCTCGGCCTCGGAGGTGTCGATGGGGCAGGCGACCAGCCTGAAACACCTGCATGACGCACAGTTCTACGACGCCGCCTACAGCCGGCTGCTGACCGACCCGCGCTTCACCAAGGTCGCCGCCGCGGTGCTCGGCACGCCGAATGTGCAACTGCACCACACCAAGCTCTTCGTCAAGCCGCCGGAGAACGGTTCGCCGTTCCCGTTGCACCAAGATCATCCGTTCTTCCCGCACACCCACAACCGGGTCGCGGCGGCGATCTTCCACTTCGACGACGCACCGGAGGAGAAGGGCTGCGTACGGGTCATCCCCGGCAGTCACGCCGACGGTCCGCGGGAACACGACCCGACGGGCAGCTTCCACCTGCCCGATGTGCCCTTCGACGACGCGATCCCGCAGCCGGCCAAGGCCGGGGACGTGTTGTTCTTCAGCTGCCTGACCGTGCACGGCTCCGGTGTGAACGTCAGCGACGAGGCCCGGACCACCTGGCTGGTGCAGTTCCGCGACCCGGCCGATCCGCCGCTCACCGATGCCCACAACCATTCCTTGGGACAAGGCATGATGTTGACCGGGATCGATCCGACCGGCCGCCAGGCCGCCCGATAG
- a CDS encoding GntR family transcriptional regulator, translating into MPDDVQVSGLGGFVERYRIDRPVGAATTKRAQVRGILEQLIDAELHPGDAIPSERALVTRLGVSRVTIRQAIADLVEAGALERVHGKGTYVTGPQVDSRLHLTSFSREMRDRGLSPATVVLSAAEELASDDVAYALRIRPNRPVVRVERLRTADGTPMAYEVGYYPSALFPGLLNRELGSLYDVFASEYGVVVTSGEQTVRAESADANQARILGIAKRAPLLVQERVTYAGERVIEMASSAYRADRYRIHMAITPRGAREN; encoded by the coding sequence GTGCCGGACGACGTTCAGGTGAGCGGGCTGGGTGGATTCGTCGAGCGTTATCGCATCGACCGCCCGGTCGGTGCGGCGACGACCAAACGCGCCCAGGTCCGCGGGATCCTGGAGCAGCTGATCGACGCCGAGTTGCATCCCGGTGACGCCATCCCGTCCGAACGCGCCCTGGTCACCCGACTCGGCGTCAGTCGGGTCACGATCCGACAGGCGATCGCCGACCTGGTCGAAGCCGGTGCCCTGGAAAGGGTGCACGGCAAGGGCACCTACGTGACCGGACCGCAGGTCGACTCCCGGCTGCATCTGACCTCGTTCTCCCGCGAGATGCGTGATCGCGGCCTGTCACCGGCGACCGTCGTGTTGTCGGCTGCGGAGGAACTGGCCTCCGACGATGTCGCCTATGCGTTGCGGATCCGACCCAATCGTCCGGTGGTCCGGGTCGAGCGGTTGCGCACCGCCGACGGCACCCCGATGGCCTACGAGGTCGGCTACTACCCGTCGGCACTGTTCCCCGGCCTGCTGAACCGCGAACTCGGTTCGCTCTATGACGTCTTCGCCAGTGAGTACGGCGTCGTCGTCACCAGTGGAGAACAGACGGTCCGGGCCGAATCGGCCGATGCCAACCAGGCTCGGATCCTGGGCATCGCCAAGCGTGCACCGCTGTTGGTCCAGGAACGGGTCACCTACGCCGGCGAACGGGTGATCGAGATGGCCAGTTCGGCCTACCGAGCCGACCGCTACCGGATCCACATGGCCATCACGCCCCGCGGCGCACGAGAGAACTGA
- a CDS encoding SAM-dependent methyltransferase, with amino-acid sequence MPNDQDQNNQSERIHQDNEYDQSIDGLQAALTARATVRGWAEGQQILELVRASHRAGWLDLLHRETTAAEMAAAVTAPAARVEAVLRTLTAAGVVEGSDPYRLAAGFDALVAGASGVELTAVLGAVDLERDRAGRAVCTDSIEPDGEQALALARDWGVRATAGSRQLYDLVYQAVPAYRERLAAGGPLIDAGSGVGGALLTTLTMFDTLRAVGVEFVPEVAAELRSRAEAAGVGDRVEIRAVDARSLSDVETFAVAFWAHEFFAAEARAETLAALFRALQPGGLILMQELFPPEQQTTRAALDRLFFEQQRSVFCRSAKELAEEAQAAGFGRPEIIVSPVGRLVTLQRP; translated from the coding sequence ATGCCCAACGATCAAGATCAGAACAATCAGAGCGAGCGGATCCACCAGGACAACGAGTACGACCAGAGCATCGACGGGTTGCAGGCCGCGTTGACGGCCCGGGCCACGGTGCGCGGCTGGGCCGAAGGGCAGCAGATCCTCGAGCTCGTCCGGGCGTCGCACCGGGCCGGATGGCTGGATCTGCTGCATCGCGAGACCACCGCCGCAGAGATGGCAGCGGCGGTAACTGCGCCGGCCGCTCGCGTCGAGGCGGTTCTGCGGACGCTCACCGCGGCCGGTGTCGTGGAGGGATCCGACCCGTATCGGCTCGCCGCCGGCTTCGACGCGCTGGTCGCCGGTGCATCGGGTGTCGAGCTGACCGCAGTGCTGGGCGCGGTGGACCTGGAACGGGATCGGGCCGGGCGGGCGGTCTGCACCGACAGCATCGAACCCGACGGTGAACAAGCTCTCGCACTGGCGCGCGACTGGGGCGTGCGCGCGACTGCCGGGTCGCGTCAGCTGTACGACCTCGTCTACCAGGCAGTGCCTGCTTATCGCGAGCGGCTGGCCGCCGGCGGACCGCTGATCGACGCGGGCAGCGGAGTCGGTGGTGCGCTGCTGACCACGCTGACCATGTTCGACACCCTGCGCGCCGTCGGTGTCGAGTTCGTGCCCGAGGTCGCCGCCGAGCTCCGATCCCGGGCCGAGGCGGCAGGTGTCGGTGACCGGGTCGAGATCCGGGCCGTCGACGCCCGCAGCCTGAGCGACGTGGAGACCTTTGCGGTCGCCTTCTGGGCCCACGAGTTCTTCGCCGCCGAGGCGCGAGCCGAGACGCTCGCGGCGCTCTTTCGTGCGCTGCAGCCGGGTGGGCTGATCCTGATGCAGGAGCTCTTCCCGCCCGAGCAGCAGACGACGAGGGCCGCGCTCGATCGGCTGTTCTTCGAGCAGCAGCGTTCGGTCTTCTGCCGGTCCGCCAAAGAGTTGGCCGAGGAGGCCCAGGCGGCCGGGTTCGGCCGTCCCGAGATCATCGTCAGCCCGGTGGGCCGGCTGGTGACCCTGCAGCGCCCGTGA